A region from the Medicago truncatula cultivar Jemalong A17 chromosome 6, MtrunA17r5.0-ANR, whole genome shotgun sequence genome encodes:
- the LOC11423547 gene encoding uncharacterized protein, translating to MDPPLISTAATTIPHNIIQQNYPESVESLSSPPPQPPPRSRVNETMNDDSFPNVPGGKLRLMCSYGGHIMPRPHDKSLCYVGGDTRIVVVDRSSSLRDLCSRLSRTILNGRPFTLKYQLPNEDLDNLITVTSDEDLDNMIEEYDRIASASSTMKPSSSRLRVFLFFTKPDTTLSMGSLLDDAKSETWFVDALNNSGILSRGVSDSAGDSFVNLDSVPASDSSNNLESQVESLTLLENNNNKVKNVLDNVNVVNSTPNSPMLENSLSSSSLTPSMENLPPIRVRVDENAGSRLQQENKVVMKQDGGFVVSSANVAMAAIPATSTMAFGGVVTATSGDVNVNRVVSDDERSDYGGLIGSRKPPLPLQLVQPRTSGGVSLPSPDSVTSDSSSIASTNSFSKIIYHQEQVQGTNIENKPQDSSYMLPPQSDPNQQLQQPPQQQQQFVHPNTHYIHHPTSTNQVPITSYYQVYPPPSQQSQLHHPQQYPVYVMPIGSTQQPYNMTLQHNINDPNVVASSRPIIPQNGTPPIYPNKAPNPNVASNSTFVQVPSNQFQQQYVGMPQFHHQPQHPINVAPPSGTNYGYEYSGNVEGQVYYTQQQNNAPLVTQYQSMTPAAAAAALSDASQQFPGENVQQSNRTSQPV from the exons ATGGATCCACCGCTTATCTCCACCGCCGCAACCACCATTCCTCATAACATCATCCAACAAAACTATCCTGAATCGGTCGAGTCTTTATCATCGCCACCACCACAGCCACCACCACGATCACGCGTTAATGAAACAATGAACGACGATTCCTTCCCTAATGTCCCCGGAGGCAAGCTTCGGCTAATGTGCAGCTACGGAGGCCACATAATGCCGCGCCCTCATGATAAGTCTCTATGTTATGTAGGTGGTGACACCAGAATCGTGGTCGTGGATCGCAGTTCTTCTCTGAGAGACCTATGTTCGCGTCTTTCGAGAACAATTCTCAATGGAAGACCCTTTACTCTCAAGTACCAGCTTCCAAATGAAGACCTTGATAACCTCATTACAGTAACATCAGATGAAGATCTTGATAACATGATTGAAGAATATGATCGTATAGCATCGGCATCTTCTACAATGAAACCTTCATCATCAAGACTAAGAGTGTTTTTGTTCTTCACAAAACCAGATACCACACTTTCAATGGGATCACTTCTTGATGATGCAAAATCTGAGACATGGTTTGTTGATGCACTCAACAACTCAGGGATTCTCTCAAGAGGTGTGTCAGATTCAGCAGGAGATTCTTTTGTGAATCTTGATAGTGTTCCTGCTAGTGATTCAAGCAATAACTTGGAATCTCAAGTAGAATCATTGACTCTGcttgaaaacaacaacaataaggTTAAGAATGTTCTTGATAATGTTAATGTTGTGAATTCAACACCTAATTCACCTATGCTAGAAAACagtttatcatcatcatctttgACTCCTTCAATGGAGAATTTGCCACCAATTCGTGTTCGTGTTGATGAAAATGCCGGTAGCAGGCTTCAACAAGAGAACAAAGTTGTAATGAAGCAAGATGGTGGGTTTGTTGTTTCTTCTGCTAATGTGGCTATGGCTGCAATTCCTGCAACATCAACAATGGCTTTTGGTGGAGTTGTTACTGCTACTAGTGGTGATGTTAATGTGAATAGGGTTGTTTCTGATGATGAGAGATCAGATTATGGAGGATTAATCGGATCTCGAAAACCTCCTTTACCGTTGCAGCTTGTTCAACCAAGGACTAGTGGTGGTGTGAGTCTTCCATCACCAGATTCAGTTACAAG TGATAGCAGTAGTATTGCATCTACAAATTCTTTCTCCAAAATTATATATCATCAAGAACAAGTCCAAGGTACAAATATAGAGAACAAACCTCAAGATTCAAGTTACATGTTACCACCACAATCAGATCCAAATCAACAACTCCAACaaccaccacaacaacaacaacaatttgtTCACCCCAACACTCACTATATACACCACCCTACATCCACAAATCAAGTTCCAATTACATCTTACTACCAAGTTTACCCTCCACCATCACAACAATCACAACTTCACCATCCACAACAATATCCAGTTTATGTAATGCCTATTGGATCTACACAACAACCATATAACATGACATTGCAACATAATATAAATGACCCTAATGTGGTAGCTTCTAGTAGACCAATAATACCACAAAATGGAACTCCACCAATTTACCCTAATAAAGCACCTAACCCTAATGTGGCATCAAATTCAACATTTGTTCAAGTACCTTCAaatcaatttcaacaacaatatgTTGGTATGcctcaatttcatcatcaaccacAACATCCTATTAATGTAGCTCCTCCTAGTGGTACTAATTATGGTTATGAATATAGTGGTAATGTGGAAGGTCAAGTGTACTATACTCAACAGCAAAATAATGCTCCTTTGGTTACTCAATACCAATCCATGACTCCTGCAGCTGCTGCTGCAGCATTATCAGATGCTTCCCAACAATTTCCTGGAGAAAATGTTCAGCAGTCAAATAGAACTTCGCAGCCAGTATAA